Proteins encoded in a region of the Triticum dicoccoides isolate Atlit2015 ecotype Zavitan chromosome 3A, WEW_v2.0, whole genome shotgun sequence genome:
- the LOC119269136 gene encoding peroxidase 2-like gives MATKLAALVVLVAFLAGPAACEGTYICFNGWLRLPSILDKLLCPRGSGTRREPVPSPSGSGLSYGYYSTSCPSAEKIVKEAVKKAVDENPGIGAGLVRLFFHDCFVRGCDASVLLNTTNSNNETEREGLPNMNSLRGFEVIDEAKTAIEAACNNTVSCADIVAFAARDASYFLSNGSINIPMPGGRYDGRESFASETDQLPGPFSNVAELNASFAAKGFTLDEMVTLSGAHTIGRARCMFFSSRFSEMNQTYAANLRAECSNNGDTNVNQDNVTSNVLDKQYYQNVIDNKVLFTSDAMLNSTETRTQVIDNADKPGEWERKFEKAMEKMGKIKGDQQGLEIRKVCWRVNNVGQY, from the exons ATGGCGACTAAGCTCGCAGCGCTCGTCGTCTTGGTCGCGTTCCTCGCTGGGCCCGCGGCGTGCGAGGGCACCTACATTTGCTTCAACGGTTGGCTGAGGCTTCCTAGCATCCTGGACAAGCTGCTCTGTCCTCGCGGCTCCGGCACTCGGCGGGAGCCGGTCCCTTCTCCCTCGGGGTCAGGGCTCAGCTACGGCTATTACAGCACCAGCTGCCCTAGTGCGGAGAAGATCGTTAAGGAAGCCGTGAAGAAGGCCGTGGATGAGAACCCCGGCATTGGCGCGGGGCTCGTCCGTCTCTTCTTCCATGATTGCTTCGTTCGG GGGTGCGATGCTTCCGTCCTCCTCAACACGACCAACTCCAATAACGAGACGGAGAGGGAAGGCCTTCCCAACATGAACAGCCTACGAGGGTTCGAGGTGATCGACGAGGCCAAGACGGCGATCGAGGCCGCCTGCAACAATACAGTCTCATGCGCGGACATCGTCGCCTTCGCCGCCCGCGACGCATCCTACTTCCTCAGCAACGGCAGCATCAATATCCCGATGCCAGGCGGCCGCTACGACGGGCGCGAGTCCTTCGCCAGCGAGACCGACCAGTTGCCCGGGCCCTTCTCCAACGTCGCGGAGCTTAACGCGAGCTTCGCAGCCAAGGGGTTCACCCTCGACGAGATGGTCACGCTCTCCGGCGCGCACACCATCGGCCGCGCCCGCTGCATGTTCTTCTCCAGCCGCTTCTCTGAGATGAACCAGACATATGCCGCCAACCTCAGGGCCGAGTGCAGCAACAACGGCGACACCAACGTGAACCAAGACAATGTGACCTCCAACGTCCTGGATAAGCAGTACTACCAGAACGTGATCGACAACAAAGTGTTGTTCACCTCGGACGCCATGCTCAACTCGACAGAAACGAGAACACAGGTGATAGACAACGCGGACAAGCCCGGAGAGTGGGAGAGGAAGTTCGAGAAAGCCATGGAGAAAATGGGGAAAATCAAAGGCGACCAGCAAGGCCTGGAGATCAGGAAGGTATGCTGGAGAGTCAACAACGTTGGCCAGTATTAA